Within Elizabethkingia sp. JS20170427COW, the genomic segment GCTTCAGAAGGAGAGTGACCATTAGATCTTAACACTTCATACTGAGCTGCAAAAATCCCTTGGATAGCTCCCATTAAAGTACCTCTTTCTCCGGTAAGGTCTGAGTATACTTCTCTTTTGAAATCGGTTTCGAAAAGATAACCACTACCTACTGCGATACCTAAAGCAGTTACTCTATCTTTTGCTTTTCCTGTAGCATCTTGATAAATAGCATAAGAGCTATTAAGACCTCTTCCTTCCAAGAACATTCTTCTAAGAGAAGTACCTGAACCTTTTGGAGCTACTAAAAATACATCTACATCTTTAGGAGGGACAATTCCTGTTTGCTCGTTAAAAGTAATTCCGAAACCATGAGAGAAATATAATGCTTTACCTGGGGTAAGATTTTTTTCAACTAAAGGCCAAAGTTCAATTTGAGCAGCATCACTTAATAGATAGCAGATAATGCTTCCTTTTTGAAGGGCTTCTTCGATTTCGAAAAGAGTTTCTCCCGGAACAAATCCATCCGCAACTGCTTTATCCCAGCTAGGAGAGTTTTTTCTCTGTCCTACAATTACATTAATCCCGTTGTCTTTTTGGTTAAGAGCTTGCCCTGGGCCTTGTACTCCATAACCAATAACAGCTACTACCTCATTTTTTAAAACTTCCTGAGCTTTTGCTAATGGAAATTCTTCTCTTGTTACTACGTTTTCTTCTACTCCTCCAAAATTAATTGTTGCCATAATTTTTTAGTTTTATTTGATATTTTTTTATTTAAATTTTATTCTTCTATATGAGCGTGTTGACCTTTTTTAGAAATTGCAATTCTGCCAGATCTTACAAAATCCACTACTGCTCCGGGCTGAAATTTATGTCTAAGAACATCTATTTCATCATCTTTACCATTAACTTCTATCGTTGCAAAGTTTTTCCCCATGGTAATAATCTTAGCATCTACATTTTTAATGGTATCCATTAAATTGTCTTCACGAGAAAGATCTACTTTAAAAATAGCTAGCTCTTTATATTCAATCTCCTCTCTATTAAATACATTAACATTGGTGATATCTACTTGTTTTTCCAGCTGGCCTGCTACTTTGTAAATTTGATCTTCGGTAGAGGTAATCACAATGGTGAATCTGAAGAGCCCTGGAGTTTCAGAATTCATTGCTGAAATACTCTCGATATTTAATTTTCTACGAGTGAAAATAGCACAAATACGCCCTAACACTCCTACTGTATTTTCCGTATAAATGGAAAGTGTGAATTCTTTTTCCATAAACATTATTTTAATCTAATTTCTGAAACAGAAGCTCCTGCAGGTACCATTGGGAATACGTTATCTTCCTTAGCTACCTTCACTTCTAACAAATAACTACCTTTGTGTTCCAACATTTCTTGAAGAGCAGCTTCCAAATCCTCTGGTTGGGTAATGCTTTTACCGCTAATTCCATAACTTTTTGCTAGCATGATAAAATCTGGACTATCGATTTCTGTGAAAGAATATCTCTTTTCATAGAAAAGTTGTTGCCATTGTCTTACCATGCCAAGGAAGTGATTGTTCAACACTAATATTTTAACATCAATTCCATTTTGCATAATAGTTCCCAATTCTTGAATATTCATCTGGAAGCTACCATCACCTGCTACCATCACTACTGTTTTTTCTGGCACAGAAAGCTTAGCTCCTATTGCTGCAGGAAGAGCAAACCCCATGGTTCCTAATCCTCCTGAAGTAATATTGGTACGGGTATCTTGAAAATCATAATAACGAGCTGTTACCATCTGGTGCTGGCCTACGTCTGTTACAACTACAGCTTTCCCTTCTGTTAATTGAGATAATTTCATGATTACCTCCTTCATTGTTAGAGGATACGGTGCATCTGGGCTAATATCGTGAACTTTAAGCTCGTGTTTTTCTTTTTCAAGACCATCGTGAAAAGCTTTAAGCCAAGAAGAATAATCTGAGAATTGTACTTTAGCGTTCAATCTTTGCAAGGCTTCTTTAGCATCTGCATGTACACAAACATCAGTAGGAATATTTTTATTAAATTCTGATTTATCAATGTCGATATGGATAACCTTTGCATTTACCGCATAGCGATTAACATCTCCTGTTACCCTATCATCAAAGCGCATCCCGATAGCGATGATTAGATCTGCTTCGTTGGTCATTACATTAGGAGCATAATTCCCATGCATTCCTAACATCCCTACATATTTAGGATGGCTGGTGGAAGCAGCACTTAGCCCCATCAG encodes:
- the ilvC gene encoding ketol-acid reductoisomerase, whose protein sequence is MATINFGGVEENVVTREEFPLAKAQEVLKNEVVAVIGYGVQGPGQALNQKDNGINVIVGQRKNSPSWDKAVADGFVPGETLFEIEEALQKGSIICYLLSDAAQIELWPLVEKNLTPGKALYFSHGFGITFNEQTGIVPPKDVDVFLVAPKGSGTSLRRMFLEGRGLNSSYAIYQDATGKAKDRVTALGIAVGSGYLFETDFKREVYSDLTGERGTLMGAIQGIFAAQYEVLRSNGHSPSEAFNETVEELTQSLMPLVAENGMDWMYGNCSTTAQRGALDWWKKFRDATKPVFEDLYHSVATGQESQRSIDSNSQADYRVKLNAELQELQDSEMWQAGKAVRSLRPENQNV
- the ilvN gene encoding acetolactate synthase small subunit translates to MEKEFTLSIYTENTVGVLGRICAIFTRRKLNIESISAMNSETPGLFRFTIVITSTEDQIYKVAGQLEKQVDITNVNVFNREEIEYKELAIFKVDLSREDNLMDTIKNVDAKIITMGKNFATIEVNGKDDEIDVLRHKFQPGAVVDFVRSGRIAISKKGQHAHIEE
- the ilvB gene encoding biosynthetic-type acetolactate synthase large subunit, whose protein sequence is MKISGAEIVIKSLLHEGAETIFGYPGGAIMPVYDALYEYMDQLQHILVRHEQGAVHAAQGYSRASGKVGVCMATSGPGATNLITGIADAMIDSTPLVCITGQVPAHLLGTDAFQETDVVDISMPVTKWNYQVTSPEDIAPAIAKAFYIARSGRPGPVLVDITKNAQVGLAEYIPQSEPMLRSYHPHPKCDENQIEQTLELIDRADKPLILLGQGVSISGAEKEFVEFVEKSGIPFAATLMGLSAASTSHPKYVGMLGMHGNYAPNVMTNEADLIIAIGMRFDDRVTGDVNRYAVNAKVIHIDIDKSEFNKNIPTDVCVHADAKEALQRLNAKVQFSDYSSWLKAFHDGLEKEKHELKVHDISPDAPYPLTMKEVIMKLSQLTEGKAVVVTDVGQHQMVTARYYDFQDTRTNITSGGLGTMGFALPAAIGAKLSVPEKTVVMVAGDGSFQMNIQELGTIMQNGIDVKILVLNNHFLGMVRQWQQLFYEKRYSFTEIDSPDFIMLAKSYGISGKSITQPEDLEAALQEMLEHKGSYLLEVKVAKEDNVFPMVPAGASVSEIRLK